Part of the Candidatus Sulfotelmatobacter sp. genome is shown below.
TTTCTTCCATCGCTTGTGGTTCTACGCGCTGGCGCTGTTCGTGATCGGCTGGATTCTCCAATTCATCGGCCACGCCTTCGAAGGCAAGGCCCCGGAATTCTTTAGCGATTGGCGATTCCTATTCGTCGGGGTCCGCTGGTGGTGGGCCAAAATCCGCGGTCGCGCTTGAGAAGTAGTACAAAGTAAGACTAAGAAGTGTGGCGCGGACACTCCTGTCCGCGGCTTGCAAGCGGCCTTCGGAGGGCATATATGTTTCCCCAACTCGCCCGCTTCACCGATCTCGGCCTTCTTCTCCTTCGCCTCATGGTTGGCCTGGTGTTCGCCAGCAGCGGCTATAGCCACCTCAAAGATCCCGAAGCCCGCGCCAAGAGCATTGGGATGTCGAAAGGCTTCACCATCTTCCTCGGGATCGCCGAGGTCGCAGGAGCCCTCGGCGTGGCCGCCGGCGTCCTGACGCAACTCGCAGCCGCCGGCCTGATCCTGATTATGCTGGGAGCCATCCAGAAGAAAATTTTCGCCTGGCACACCGGATTCTGGGGAGAAAAGTCCTCCGGCTGGCACTATGATCTAATCTTCGTACTTATAAATTTGCTCATCGCTTTCACCAACGGCGGCGCCTACGTCCTGCTGAAGTAACCAGCCCAAAATCTGTTACCGTTCTGAGTACGTGCATCGAATCGAGAAGATTTTAGAGACAAGCCGGGAGCCCCATTCCTCGCGCCCCCTTTGCGCGAAAAAGCTTGTCCTGAGCCTGTCGAAGGGCGGGAATTTTGGGAGGATACAGGCCCTTCCGCTTGCGCCGATCCGCGATTCTGTTCTATGCTTGCCCCACGTTGCAGTACGGATTCGCATAACACCATGCAGCGCCTGACCGCCAGACTTCTGCTGCTCTTCGCTCTCGGCGGAACCTTCGTTCCGCTCGCGCTAGCGGTAAGCGCTGTTCCCCCGCACGCCTGCTGCCTCCGCAAAGGGCTCCATCAGTGCCACGACTCGACATTCGATCAGCGCGGTATCCACAGCACCGCTTGCTGTAATCAGCGCTCCTACCGCCCGGCAACCACAAAGCAGTCAGCTCACCTGCATTCGTCGTCGATCTCATATTTCGCGCCATACGTAGACACGAGCGTATCCGAACCGAGCGTCGAAATCCCTTCTGCCAGACTCTTCTCTTCGAATGCCACCCGCGCCCCGCCGTGCTCGACCATCGCCTGACACTCAATCCCTGACATAAACCCTCTGCACGCAGCAGCACGCCTTCGCGGGGCGCTCCTGTGTGATGTGCTGATCGGGAATGTGCACGCGTGGGACCGGGGCTCACTGACCCGGTCGCCGGCCGCAGCCCGGCTGGGTTTTAGCGGTAAGCACCCATTATTCGCAGGAGACTCTATGCGTTCGATCCGCCTCGCCGTATTCGCAGCCTGCCTTGCCCTAACCCTGTCCGCCATCGCCAACGTTTTCGGCTCCCTCCGCGGCGTCGTTCATGACCCCCAGCACCGTCCCATCCAGGGTGCCATGGTCATGCTGAAGGCAAAATACTCGGACTGGGGAAAAACCGCGACCACCGACGCCAGCGGCGAATTTCAATTCAACGCCATCCCCCTCGGGGATTACTCCGTCACCGTAGCCGAGCCCGGCTTCGAACAGGTCGCGCAACAAGTCACCATTATTTCGGGCACCGTCCCGGTCGTCCACTTCCAGCTAAAGGTTGCCGCGGAAAATACGAAGGTCACGGTCTCCGCCGCAACCGACGTGGTCGCCACCGATTCCGCCACGCCCATCACGCTGGTCGATCGCACCGATATCGAGCGCACGCCCGGCGCCGACCGATCCAACAGCCTGGCCATGATCACCGATTACGTTCCCGGTTCCTACGTCACTCACGACATGCTGCACATGCGCGGCGGTCACCAAACCCAGTGGCTGCTCGACGGGGTGCCCGTCATCAACACCGCCATCGCGCAGAACGTCGGCCCCCAATTCGATCCCAAGGACTTGGAATATGTAGAAGTGAATCGCGGCAGTTATGGCGCCGAATTCGGCGACCGCACCTACGGCGTTTTCAACGTCGTTCCCCGCACTGGTTTCGAACGTAACAATCAGGCCGAACTCGTCCTCAGCGCCGGCAACTTCTACCAGTCCAATGCCGCCCTCAGCTTCGGCAGCCATACCGAGCGCTTCGCCTACTACGCCAGCGTCAATGGCAACCGCAGCAATCTTGGCCTGCAAACCCCCGTCCCGCAAGTGGTACACGACGCCGTGAACGGCGTCGGCGGATTCGGTTCATTCATCTTCAACGTCGATCCCTCGAACCAGCTACGCCTCATGACTTCGGCCCGCCGCGATTATTTCCAGATTCCTTACGACCCCAATCCCAACGACCTCGAAAACGGATCAATCCCGGGCAATGACTTCACGCCGCAATATCCCAGCATCGGCTTGCGCGATAGCCAGCGTGAAATTGACGCCGGCGCATTGTTCACCTGGTTGCATACTTTTAATTCCCATCTCATGACGACGGTGTCGCCCTTCTACCACTACAACAGCGGCGACTACAACAGCCTTCCGACCGACACTCCGGTCGCCACCACCGAGAACCGCAGCTCCGGTTATGCTGGGGCGCAGGCCAGCTTCGCCGCCAACTACAAGAAAAACAACCTCCAGACCGGATTCCTCGCCTTCTACCAGCAAGACAGCCAGATCTTCGGCGCGATGTTCAACGACGGCAGCGGCAACCTACCCTTTACCGATGTCGAGCACCCCACCGCCAACCTCGAAGCCTTCTACATCGACGATAAGTTTCAACCGTTCTCCTGGCTAAGTCTGTCGGCTGGCATGCGCCC
Proteins encoded:
- a CDS encoding DUF962 domain-containing protein, whose amino-acid sequence is MLRAVYDLSGMLGNRTSEQWIAQYSTSHQHPINRVCHTLGIPTILVSIAIFVVGFFFHRLWFYALALFVIGWILQFIGHAFEGKAPEFFSDWRFLFVGVRWWWAKIRGRA
- a CDS encoding DoxX family protein, yielding MFPQLARFTDLGLLLLRLMVGLVFASSGYSHLKDPEARAKSIGMSKGFTIFLGIAEVAGALGVAAGVLTQLAAAGLILIMLGAIQKKIFAWHTGFWGEKSSGWHYDLIFVLINLLIAFTNGGAYVLLK
- a CDS encoding TonB-dependent receptor produces the protein MRSIRLAVFAACLALTLSAIANVFGSLRGVVHDPQHRPIQGAMVMLKAKYSDWGKTATTDASGEFQFNAIPLGDYSVTVAEPGFEQVAQQVTIISGTVPVVHFQLKVAAENTKVTVSAATDVVATDSATPITLVDRTDIERTPGADRSNSLAMITDYVPGSYVTHDMLHMRGGHQTQWLLDGVPVINTAIAQNVGPQFDPKDLEYVEVNRGSYGAEFGDRTYGVFNVVPRTGFERNNQAELVLSAGNFYQSNAALSFGSHTERFAYYASVNGNRSNLGLQTPVPQVVHDAVNGVGGFGSFIFNVDPSNQLRLMTSARRDYFQIPYDPNPNDLENGSIPGNDFTPQYPSIGLRDSQREIDAGALFTWLHTFNSHLMTTVSPFYHYNSGDYNSLPTDTPVATTENRSSGYAGAQASFAANYKKNNLQTGFLAFYQQDSQIFGAMFNDGSGNLPFTDVEHPTANLEAFYIDDKFQPFSWLSLSAGMRPTRFSEGNFPTTAAAPPVSESAISPRFGATVTIPRLRWTFRAFYGHYYQAPPIETVSGPALIDYTGQQGLGFATLHGERDEEHQFGVTIPYRGWVLDADNFKTNVQNFLDHNNIGASSIFFPLTVSQAVIRGWELTLRSPRFAHRGQLHLAYSNQIAEGSGTITGGLTDFQLSPGLSPLDHDQRNTLNVGGDYTLPRRTYISTNVYYGSGFSNAFPGQPYPGNYLPQHTTFDLTLGKDFGENFSASLTALNVANRRVEFDNSLTFGGFHWNNPREIYLELRYRFHY